Proteins co-encoded in one Pirellulales bacterium genomic window:
- a CDS encoding glycosyltransferase family 2 protein — MSVSVVVPIYNEIEGIDALYAALRPVLVRLGRPFEMILVDDGSTDGTSAALDALASRDPAVKVIHFRRNFGQSAAMAAGLHMARGDAIVTLDADLQNDPEDIPLLLAELDKGYDLVHGWRRDRQDELVRRKLPSRIANWLIARVTHFPVHDLGCTLKAMRREIAEELDLYGEMHRFIPILAHGRGARCVEIVTRHHPRRFGTSKYGLSRTVRVLLDLLTVKYMIHYLGSPMKLFGLFGLACGGLGTLSGMATLLMKLVGGVDMTGNPLLLLTSFALLAGLQFIVMGMLGEIGVRTYYESQGKRPYAIRTTKNFEQSLAVVADSVPDARAA, encoded by the coding sequence ATGAGCGTCTCCGTGGTGGTGCCGATCTACAACGAGATCGAAGGGATCGACGCGCTCTACGCGGCGCTGCGCCCGGTGCTCGTGCGGCTGGGTCGTCCTTTCGAGATGATTCTGGTCGACGATGGCTCGACCGACGGTACTTCGGCCGCGCTCGATGCCCTGGCGTCGCGCGATCCGGCCGTCAAGGTGATCCATTTCCGCCGCAACTTCGGCCAATCGGCCGCCATGGCGGCCGGCCTGCACATGGCCCGTGGCGACGCGATCGTGACGCTCGACGCCGATTTGCAGAACGATCCCGAAGATATTCCGCTGCTACTTGCTGAGCTCGACAAGGGCTACGACCTGGTCCACGGCTGGCGGCGCGACCGTCAGGACGAGCTCGTACGGCGCAAGCTTCCGTCGCGCATCGCCAATTGGCTCATCGCGCGCGTCACCCATTTTCCGGTCCACGACCTGGGTTGCACGCTCAAGGCGATGCGCCGCGAGATCGCCGAAGAACTCGATCTCTACGGCGAGATGCACCGCTTCATCCCGATTCTCGCGCATGGGCGCGGAGCGCGTTGCGTCGAAATCGTCACGCGCCATCACCCGCGCCGCTTCGGTACCTCGAAATATGGCCTGTCGCGCACCGTGCGTGTCCTGCTCGATCTGCTGACCGTGAAGTACATGATCCACTACCTCGGCAGCCCGATGAAGCTGTTCGGTTTGTTCGGGCTGGCCTGCGGCGGGCTCGGCACATTGTCGGGAATGGCCACTCTGCTGATGAAGCTGGTCGGAGGCGTCGACATGACCGGCAATCCCCTGCTGCTGCTCACCAGCTTTGCGTTGCTGGCGGGGTTGCAGTTCATCGTGATGGGCATGCTCGGCGAGATCGGCGTGCGCACCTACTACGAGAGCCAGGGCAAGCGGCCCTACGCGATTCGCACGACCAAGAACTTCGAGCAATCGCTGGCCGTGGTGGCCGATTCGGTACCGGATGCCCGCGCCGCGTGA
- a CDS encoding glycosyltransferase family 39 protein, with product MSRLVWHHVWIVLAAAAVFFTNLGGAGLFDEDEPKNASCAREMLARGDWVVPRFNEELRTDKPVLLYWLTMPAYACFGVSEFSARLASAVLALGTVLATYHLGRILFRAEVGLWGALALTSALSFDVVARAATPDSTLIFFTTLALWTYAWSVSRRVENVWQRGDELPLDRLADPLTALDVEFAAMRSFAPHAWWGAVLLYAAMGLGVLAKGPVAVVLPTACLGLFLLVVNTPWLTAEGFGIGRREKLRLWILRAVRPLAPRRIGRAAWTLRPVTAVLTVAAVALPWYVLVGLRTDGAWLAGFLGKHNVGRFVTSLENHGGPFFYYLIVLAIGFFPWSIFFSLTGIHVHARLRSRHPWRAGYLLLLCWLGMYLVFFSLARTKLPNYILPAYPALALLTGALIEQWVAEPAALSRRLVRLALGTLGLVGVGLLVGLPIAAYFVLPGEAMIGLVGVIPLVGAIVAYRAVLRNDTARAATVIAMSCTLLACGVFGFAASRVARHQNSPALVALAREQAHGAPQLAAFDCFTPSLVFYAQGRVTPLGMPEDVANFLHSDRRAYLVARVDSLPLLEPVLPAEVRVLARQPRFLRKGELVLLGRAGTSVPALATPSRAVAEELKR from the coding sequence ATGTCGCGTCTCGTCTGGCACCACGTGTGGATCGTGTTGGCGGCAGCCGCCGTGTTCTTCACGAATCTTGGCGGCGCGGGCCTGTTCGACGAGGACGAGCCCAAGAATGCCTCGTGCGCGCGAGAGATGCTCGCGCGGGGGGACTGGGTCGTGCCTCGCTTCAACGAGGAACTGCGGACCGACAAGCCGGTCTTGCTCTACTGGCTGACGATGCCGGCGTATGCCTGTTTCGGCGTGTCGGAGTTCAGCGCGCGCCTGGCTTCGGCCGTCCTGGCGCTGGGCACGGTACTGGCGACTTATCACCTGGGTCGGATTCTGTTTCGCGCCGAAGTGGGACTCTGGGGCGCGCTCGCGTTGACCAGTGCGCTGAGCTTCGATGTTGTGGCCCGGGCCGCCACGCCCGACTCGACGTTGATCTTCTTCACGACGCTCGCGCTGTGGACCTATGCCTGGTCCGTCTCGCGACGAGTGGAGAATGTCTGGCAGCGCGGGGACGAACTGCCGCTCGATCGTCTTGCCGATCCGCTCACGGCGCTGGATGTGGAGTTCGCGGCGATGCGATCGTTCGCCCCGCACGCCTGGTGGGGGGCCGTGTTGCTCTACGCCGCGATGGGGTTGGGCGTATTGGCCAAAGGCCCCGTGGCCGTGGTCCTGCCGACCGCCTGCCTGGGCCTGTTCCTCCTGGTGGTAAACACCCCCTGGCTGACGGCCGAGGGCTTCGGAATCGGACGTCGCGAGAAGCTCCGGCTGTGGATCCTGCGCGCCGTGCGCCCGCTGGCTCCCCGGCGCATTGGGCGGGCAGCGTGGACGCTCCGCCCCGTGACCGCGGTGCTCACGGTCGCGGCGGTGGCTCTCCCCTGGTATGTCCTGGTCGGCCTGCGCACCGATGGCGCGTGGCTGGCGGGCTTTCTGGGCAAGCACAACGTGGGACGCTTTGTCACCTCGCTCGAAAACCACGGCGGGCCTTTCTTCTACTACCTGATTGTCCTGGCCATCGGCTTTTTTCCCTGGTCGATCTTCTTCAGCCTGACCGGCATTCACGTGCATGCTCGACTCCGCTCGCGGCATCCGTGGCGAGCCGGCTATCTGCTGTTGTTGTGTTGGCTGGGCATGTATCTCGTTTTCTTTTCGCTCGCCCGCACGAAGTTGCCCAATTACATCCTGCCCGCTTATCCGGCGCTGGCCCTGTTGACGGGCGCCTTGATCGAGCAATGGGTCGCCGAACCGGCGGCGCTTTCGCGCCGGTTGGTCCGTCTGGCGCTGGGGACCTTGGGGCTCGTCGGAGTCGGGCTGCTCGTCGGACTGCCGATTGCGGCCTACTTCGTGCTGCCCGGCGAGGCGATGATCGGGCTCGTCGGCGTGATACCGCTCGTCGGCGCGATCGTGGCCTATCGAGCCGTCTTGCGGAACGACACGGCCCGCGCGGCGACCGTGATAGCCATGAGCTGCACGCTGCTGGCGTGCGGCGTGTTTGGCTTCGCCGCGTCGCGCGTCGCGCGGCATCAGAACAGCCCCGCCCTGGTCGCCCTCGCGCGCGAGCAGGCACACGGCGCGCCCCAGCTCGCCGCCTTCGATTGCTTTACGCCGAGCCTGGTGTTCTACGCCCAAGGGCGCGTGACGCCGCTGGGAATGCCCGAGGACGTGGCAAACTTTCTGCACAGCGATCGGCGAGCCTATCTCGTGGCCCGGGTCGACAGCCTGCCCTTGCTCGAGCCCGTCTTACCGGCCGAGGTGCGGGTGCTCGCGCGCCAGCCACGCTTCCTGCGCAAGGGAGAGCTCGTGCTGCTGGGACGAGCTGGAACGAGCGTCCCGGCACTGGCGACCCCATCCCGTGCCGTGGCCGAGGAGTTGAAACGATGA
- a CDS encoding phosphatase PAP2 family protein, whose amino-acid sequence MAHRVDRPRPALADMFHTSLQSTALPSWVATSVALRCAALIGVLLACVLAGWLWLDGPVAVYALNHSHPEPLEELLAVAEPFGNGISVLLIVALIWRLDPQNLRRTPRMLTMAIGAGMVADALKVIVGRYRPVTGSFDPADMASTFVGWWPGVHSPSAIQSFPSAHTATAVGLALALAWVYPRGRVLFLGGAVLVGLERIAYGAHFVSDVYTGAILGLIVATTCLHSRRIDRWFCRLEEPREVTCDPQAIDELYLRTEVIPVPHLSRADEWREPQFDSTAQEKLVDAEPPAQRDAAARPFNRRDRAVA is encoded by the coding sequence ATGGCGCATCGAGTCGATCGCCCACGGCCCGCGCTGGCCGACATGTTTCATACGTCTCTCCAGTCGACGGCCTTACCCTCGTGGGTTGCTACCTCGGTGGCGCTGCGCTGCGCCGCTCTCATCGGTGTGTTGCTGGCGTGCGTGCTGGCCGGCTGGCTCTGGCTCGACGGCCCAGTGGCGGTCTATGCGCTCAACCACAGCCACCCCGAACCGTTGGAAGAGTTACTCGCCGTGGCCGAGCCGTTTGGCAATGGAATCAGCGTGCTCTTGATCGTGGCGCTTATTTGGCGCCTCGATCCGCAGAACCTGCGGCGCACGCCACGCATGCTGACGATGGCCATCGGAGCGGGCATGGTGGCCGATGCGCTCAAGGTGATCGTGGGGCGTTACCGTCCGGTGACGGGCTCGTTCGATCCGGCCGACATGGCCTCGACCTTCGTCGGCTGGTGGCCAGGGGTCCACTCGCCCAGCGCGATACAAAGCTTTCCCTCGGCGCACACGGCGACCGCCGTCGGGCTGGCCTTGGCACTCGCCTGGGTTTATCCCCGCGGGCGCGTTCTGTTTCTGGGGGGCGCCGTGCTCGTGGGGCTGGAACGCATCGCGTACGGCGCGCATTTCGTCAGCGATGTTTACACGGGGGCCATCCTCGGCCTGATCGTGGCAACCACCTGTCTGCATAGCAGACGAATCGACCGATGGTTTTGCCGCCTCGAGGAACCTCGCGAGGTGACGTGCGATCCGCAGGCGATCGACGAGTTGTACCTGCGCACCGAGGTGATCCCCGTGCCGCATCTGTCGCGCGCAGATGAGTGGCGAGAGCCGCAGTTCGACTCGACCGCGCAGGAAAAACTGGTCGATGCCGAGCCCCCGGCGCAACGCGACGCGGCAGCCCGTCCGTTCAATCGCCGCGACCGCGCAGTGGCTTGA
- a CDS encoding winged helix-turn-helix transcriptional regulator: MEDRLESDKCSVFLKALADPQRLKLVQCLQTRAQSVTELADELQDELRNVSHHLGVLKNAGLVESQRSGRQMIYTLVPGVLRPAQSPEVHDSLDLGCCRLVLGPTEPQEIKPLRGRGD, encoded by the coding sequence ATGGAAGATCGCCTGGAATCGGACAAGTGCTCGGTGTTTCTCAAGGCACTGGCCGATCCGCAACGCCTCAAGCTCGTGCAATGCCTGCAAACGCGGGCGCAGAGCGTGACCGAGTTGGCCGACGAGCTGCAGGACGAGCTGCGCAACGTCTCGCACCATCTGGGGGTCTTGAAGAACGCGGGACTCGTCGAATCTCAACGGTCGGGCCGACAGATGATCTACACGCTGGTGCCCGGAGTGTTGCGTCCCGCGCAGTCGCCTGAGGTCCACGATTCGCTCGATTTGGGCTGCTGCCGCCTGGTCTTGGGCCCCACCGAGCCGCAAGAGATCAAGCCACTGCGCGGTCGCGGCGATTGA
- a CDS encoding deoxyhypusine synthase family protein yields MSISKFMDHNFRHFNARETVAAAQAWKDHLAAGNKMLVSLAGAMSTAELGISLAKMIRAGKVHAISSTAANLEEDIFNLVAHDEYRMVPEYRDLSPADEVKLRDEGFNRVTDTCIPETVIRHLESNLTRFWQEAAGKGESYFPYEYFYRLIEDRVLDEHMQIPREDSWVVAAYERQLPIYTPGWEDSTLGNIFTARVIEGKIKTHAVIKSGTQQLQHLVEWYRHTLQEGTIGFFQIGGGIAGDFAICAVPLMIQDLELDIPYWSYFAQISDSTTSFGSYSGAVPNEKITWNKLAEDSPRFMINSDASIVAPLIFAYVLGE; encoded by the coding sequence ATGTCGATCTCGAAGTTCATGGACCACAACTTTCGGCACTTCAACGCGCGCGAGACGGTCGCCGCGGCGCAGGCCTGGAAGGATCACCTCGCCGCCGGCAACAAGATGCTCGTCTCGCTGGCCGGCGCCATGAGCACGGCCGAGCTGGGCATCTCGCTGGCCAAGATGATTCGCGCGGGCAAAGTTCATGCCATCTCTTCGACGGCCGCCAATCTGGAAGAAGACATCTTCAACCTGGTGGCGCACGACGAGTACCGCATGGTGCCCGAGTATCGCGACCTCTCTCCCGCCGACGAGGTCAAGCTGCGGGACGAAGGCTTCAACCGCGTCACGGATACCTGCATTCCGGAGACGGTCATTCGACATCTCGAGTCGAACCTGACCCGCTTCTGGCAAGAAGCGGCCGGCAAGGGAGAGTCGTACTTTCCTTATGAATACTTCTACCGGCTGATCGAAGACCGCGTGCTCGACGAGCACATGCAGATCCCGCGCGAAGATTCCTGGGTCGTGGCGGCCTACGAGCGCCAATTGCCGATCTACACGCCAGGCTGGGAAGACTCGACGCTGGGCAACATCTTCACGGCCCGCGTGATTGAAGGAAAAATCAAGACCCACGCCGTCATCAAGAGCGGCACGCAGCAGTTGCAGCACTTGGTCGAGTGGTATCGGCACACGCTCCAGGAAGGCACCATCGGTTTCTTCCAGATCGGCGGCGGCATCGCGGGGGACTTCGCCATCTGCGCCGTGCCGCTGATGATCCAGGATCTCGAGCTCGACATTCCTTACTGGAGCTACTTCGCGCAGATCTCCGATTCGACGACGTCGTTCGGTTCCTACTCGGGCGCCGTGCCGAACGAGAAGATCACCTGGAACAAGCTGGCCGAAGATTCCCCCCGCTTCATGATTAACTCCGATGCGTCGATCGTGGCGCCGTTGATCTTTGCCTACGTGTTGGGTGAGTAA
- a CDS encoding MFS transporter encodes MTESTSSAATDHSSHGPDDTAARPTLTRYLVLAALCGFAIIAYVQRNSIGVAESTIRAELGLSKEQMGRVMSAFFLTYAIFQLPTGWLAHHWGTRRTLPLLAVVWSLATGMIGWGHGFVGLLAARSLMGAAQAGVFPCATTSVAVWLPLNRRGLASGSLSAAMSVGGALGVALAGWLVVDVGWRETYYLFCLPGLLFSLWFYFWFRDAPADHPRVNAAERRLLMPETNVELASSAAAPTRKEPIPWLALLTSPAMWAINGQQFFRAAGYIFFASWFATYLQESRGISIAQSGWLTSLPLIAVVVGSVLGGSLSDWLLVRTGSLRMARQWLSTVSVFVCAAFILAAYPVDNALLAVLLISAGSFCAAAAGPCSYSLTIDMGGRHVAAVFSTMNMSGSLGALVLPLVVPLVVDWSGGWHLVLPLFAGLYLAAGLCWLLLNPTGTVFDRSWLRGKASSA; translated from the coding sequence GTGACCGAATCCACCTCATCCGCAGCCACCGACCACTCGTCGCACGGCCCCGACGATACGGCCGCGCGCCCCACGCTGACCCGCTACCTGGTCCTGGCGGCGCTGTGCGGCTTCGCCATCATCGCCTACGTGCAGCGCAATTCGATCGGCGTGGCCGAGAGCACCATCCGCGCCGAACTCGGCCTGAGCAAGGAGCAGATGGGACGCGTCATGTCGGCCTTCTTTCTGACGTATGCCATCTTTCAACTTCCCACGGGCTGGCTGGCGCACCATTGGGGTACTCGCCGCACGCTGCCCCTGCTCGCCGTCGTCTGGTCGCTGGCAACGGGCATGATCGGTTGGGGGCATGGCTTTGTCGGCCTGTTGGCGGCGCGCTCGCTGATGGGAGCCGCCCAGGCAGGGGTCTTTCCCTGCGCCACGACCTCGGTCGCCGTATGGTTGCCCTTGAACCGGCGTGGGCTGGCCAGCGGCTCCCTCTCGGCCGCCATGTCGGTCGGGGGCGCCCTGGGGGTCGCTTTGGCGGGGTGGCTGGTGGTCGACGTCGGATGGCGAGAAACTTACTACTTGTTCTGCCTGCCCGGGCTGCTCTTCTCGCTCTGGTTCTACTTCTGGTTTCGCGATGCACCGGCCGACCATCCGCGCGTGAACGCCGCCGAGCGCCGCTTGCTCATGCCCGAGACAAACGTCGAGCTTGCCTCGAGCGCCGCGGCGCCCACCAGGAAAGAACCGATCCCCTGGTTGGCGTTGCTCACCAGCCCCGCCATGTGGGCCATCAATGGCCAACAGTTTTTCCGCGCAGCAGGCTACATCTTTTTCGCCAGTTGGTTCGCCACCTATCTACAAGAGAGTCGAGGCATCTCGATTGCCCAATCGGGATGGCTGACGAGCCTGCCCCTGATCGCGGTCGTCGTCGGCAGCGTGCTGGGGGGGAGCCTGTCCGATTGGCTCCTCGTACGCACGGGCAGTCTCCGTATGGCGCGGCAATGGCTCAGCACGGTCAGCGTCTTCGTCTGCGCCGCCTTCATCCTGGCGGCTTATCCGGTCGACAACGCCCTGCTGGCCGTGCTATTGATCAGCGCAGGCTCGTTCTGTGCGGCCGCCGCCGGGCCCTGTTCCTATAGCCTGACGATCGACATGGGGGGGCGCCACGTGGCCGCCGTATTCAGCACGATGAACATGTCGGGCAGCCTGGGGGCCCTGGTACTGCCCTTGGTGGTCCCGCTCGTCGTCGACTGGTCGGGGGGCTGGCATCTCGTGCTGCCGTTGTTCGCCGGATTGTACCTGGCCGCCGGACTTTGCTGGCTGCTGCTGAATCCCACGGGAACGGTTTTCGATCGTAGCTGGCTGCGCGGCAAAGCCAGCTCGGCGTGA